One genomic window of Paracholeplasma manati includes the following:
- the topA gene encoding type I DNA topoisomerase, whose product MKTVIIVESPAKSKTIQHYLGKDFIVEASVGHIRELAKNGPGGLGVDVENNFKATYKVDKKHDQIVKDLIKVTKNKKVLIATDPDREGEAIAWHIADVLNLDLNDLNRITFNEVTKPAIQKAIEHPRKIDMNLVKSQETRRILDRIIGFKLSPLLQKKIKSESAGRVQSVALKMIVDLEKEIEAFVPETYYTIKARFSKFEADYTKNKDKSLKTPEELQQIIEKLNGPFTVTKVNHRKRSRAAQPPYTTSTFQQDAVSKLSYSPSKAMGIAQELYQGIDIQGEEVGLITYMRTDSVRLNDDFILEAQAMIKEAFGSDYVGKIKTKSNANIQDAHEAIRPSILSYTPESLKGVLTDDQYKIYDLIYRRAVMSLMADALYEEQSIEVENQGEVFEYGGSKLIFQGFHKGNPEYKEKASTLLDLEVGKQLEAKEITHEENQTKPKSRYTEASLIKDMEEFGIGRPSTYAETTRTLLSRKYVEKKQKALVPTDQGKLTIDELDKFFSNIINTNYTKKMETVLDDISNGEHESSDILEGFYHKFIALVKHADEHMEKRQPTQVGRDCPLCGAPLVIRKWRKGEFIGCSNFPRCKHTENLT is encoded by the coding sequence ATGAAAACCGTCATTATTGTCGAATCCCCTGCCAAATCCAAAACCATCCAACATTATTTAGGTAAAGATTTTATCGTTGAAGCCTCCGTTGGACACATTCGTGAATTGGCTAAAAATGGACCAGGTGGCTTAGGTGTGGATGTCGAAAATAACTTTAAAGCGACCTATAAAGTCGATAAAAAACACGATCAAATCGTCAAAGACTTGATCAAAGTGACCAAAAACAAAAAAGTCTTAATCGCGACCGACCCGGATAGAGAAGGGGAAGCGATTGCGTGGCACATCGCGGATGTGCTCAATCTAGACTTAAATGATTTAAATCGCATTACCTTTAATGAAGTCACCAAACCAGCCATTCAAAAAGCGATTGAACACCCTCGTAAAATCGATATGAATTTGGTTAAGTCACAAGAAACCAGACGCATCTTAGACCGTATCATCGGATTTAAGTTATCACCGCTCTTACAAAAGAAGATTAAATCGGAATCGGCCGGTCGTGTTCAAAGTGTGGCTTTGAAGATGATTGTCGATTTGGAAAAAGAGATTGAGGCGTTCGTTCCAGAAACGTATTACACCATCAAAGCACGATTTTCTAAGTTTGAAGCGGATTATACTAAAAATAAAGATAAATCCTTGAAAACCCCAGAAGAACTTCAACAAATCATTGAAAAATTGAATGGGCCTTTTACGGTAACGAAAGTGAATCACCGTAAACGCAGTCGTGCAGCTCAACCACCGTACACGACCTCAACCTTTCAACAGGATGCGGTATCCAAACTTAGTTATTCTCCATCCAAAGCGATGGGCATTGCACAAGAGTTATATCAAGGGATTGATATTCAAGGCGAAGAAGTGGGCTTAATCACTTACATGAGAACCGACTCAGTTCGCTTGAACGATGATTTCATCCTGGAAGCTCAAGCGATGATTAAAGAAGCCTTTGGTTCAGACTATGTCGGTAAGATTAAAACCAAATCCAATGCCAACATTCAAGATGCCCACGAAGCGATTAGACCTTCGATACTATCTTACACCCCAGAATCTTTGAAGGGTGTTTTAACCGACGATCAATATAAAATATATGATTTGATTTATCGTAGAGCTGTCATGAGTTTAATGGCTGACGCACTGTATGAAGAACAATCCATTGAGGTAGAGAACCAAGGTGAAGTCTTCGAATATGGCGGTTCTAAGTTGATTTTCCAAGGGTTCCATAAAGGTAATCCAGAATACAAAGAAAAAGCCTCAACGCTCTTGGACCTAGAGGTGGGAAAACAACTTGAAGCCAAAGAAATTACCCACGAAGAAAACCAAACCAAACCTAAATCCAGATATACTGAAGCGAGTTTGATCAAAGATATGGAAGAATTTGGCATTGGTCGACCATCGACTTACGCCGAAACCACCCGCACATTGCTCAGTCGTAAATACGTTGAAAAGAAACAAAAAGCGTTGGTGCCAACCGACCAAGGTAAACTGACCATCGATGAATTGGATAAGTTTTTTTCAAACATCATCAACACCAATTATACGAAGAAGATGGAAACTGTATTGGATGATATCTCTAATGGAGAACATGAAAGTAGTGACATTTTAGAGGGCTTTTACCATAAGTTCATCGCTTTGGTGAAGCACGCGGATGAACACATGGAAAAACGTCAACCAACCCAAGTGGGTCGTGATTGTCCGTTGTGTGGTGCCCCATTGGTCATTCGTAAATGGCGTAAAGGTGAATTCATTGGTTGTTCGAATTTCCCTAGATGTAAACACACGGAAAATCTTACATAA
- the tpx gene encoding thiol peroxidase → MKTFKQKPITVLGQPLKVGDIAPEFNVVDNQLEAAHLSDYKAKTLVLNVVPSLDTGVCSIQTRTINQKLSNYPDLTVLTLSNDLPFAQRRWCGAEGLTNIVTLSDYQQLDFAWKYGVHIEELRLLARSVFVLNQKREVVYVEYLDEMSSHPNYDALFQFLDQYLSK, encoded by the coding sequence ATGAAAACATTCAAACAAAAACCAATTACTGTGTTGGGTCAACCCTTAAAAGTTGGCGATATCGCACCAGAATTTAACGTGGTTGATAATCAATTAGAAGCAGCGCATTTATCTGACTATAAAGCCAAAACACTAGTATTAAATGTCGTCCCTTCACTCGATACAGGGGTGTGCTCAATTCAAACCAGAACCATCAATCAAAAGTTATCGAATTATCCAGACTTAACGGTGTTGACGTTATCCAATGACTTACCATTTGCACAACGTCGTTGGTGTGGTGCTGAAGGCTTAACCAACATCGTCACTTTATCGGATTATCAACAACTCGATTTCGCATGGAAGTACGGGGTACATATTGAAGAACTTCGTTTATTGGCGCGATCGGTATTCGTATTGAATCAAAAACGTGAAGTCGTTTATGTGGAATATCTCGATGAAATGTCTTCTCATCCAAATTACGACGCATTGTTTCAATTTTTAGATCAGTATCTATCTAAATAA
- the ftsY gene encoding signal recognition particle-docking protein FtsY has product MGFFKNLFKKNNKKNEKYALGLHKSKEVLGSLKRLIEQNQQLGEDFFLELEDIFIQADLGVDTVLYFIDTLRKEMKLKNITDPKEIEEMIVDEMFKIYLQDEVVVADLDYVENQTNVYLIVGVNGVGKTTSIGKLAHQLKAEKKKVLVVAGDTFRAGAIEQLRVWADRAKVDFFGKEPGSDPSSVIFDALQKAKKEHYDVVLCDTAGRLQNKVNLMNELEKMRRVIEKELPNGLRETLLVIDATTGQNGLKQAEIFKEVTKVTGIILTKMDGSAKGGIVLAIRHLYHLPIKYIGLGEKIDDLVLFDIEEYIYGLFSDFFGD; this is encoded by the coding sequence ATGGGATTTTTTAAAAATTTATTCAAGAAAAACAACAAGAAAAATGAAAAATACGCGCTTGGATTACACAAATCAAAAGAAGTATTGGGGAGCCTCAAACGCTTAATTGAACAAAACCAACAATTGGGTGAAGATTTCTTTTTAGAACTCGAAGACATTTTCATTCAAGCTGACCTTGGGGTCGATACGGTTTTGTATTTTATTGATACCTTAAGAAAAGAAATGAAGCTTAAAAACATCACAGACCCGAAAGAAATCGAAGAGATGATCGTCGATGAGATGTTTAAAATATACCTTCAAGATGAAGTGGTTGTTGCTGATTTAGACTATGTTGAAAATCAAACCAACGTGTATTTAATCGTTGGCGTAAATGGCGTAGGTAAGACAACTTCCATTGGTAAATTGGCGCACCAACTCAAGGCTGAAAAGAAAAAAGTTTTGGTGGTGGCTGGGGATACCTTTAGGGCAGGTGCGATCGAACAATTACGTGTTTGGGCAGACCGTGCCAAAGTCGATTTTTTTGGGAAAGAACCGGGTTCAGACCCATCGTCTGTGATCTTTGACGCCCTTCAAAAAGCAAAAAAGGAACACTACGATGTGGTGTTATGTGACACCGCTGGTCGTTTACAAAATAAAGTCAATCTCATGAATGAACTGGAAAAAATGCGTCGTGTGATTGAAAAAGAATTACCGAATGGGCTTCGTGAAACCTTACTGGTCATTGACGCAACCACGGGTCAAAACGGCTTAAAACAAGCCGAGATTTTTAAAGAAGTCACCAAAGTCACAGGCATCATCCTGACGAAAATGGATGGGTCAGCTAAAGGCGGTATCGTCTTAGCCATCCGACATTTGTATCACTTACCGATCAAGTACATTGGTTTAGGTGAAAAAATCGATGATTTAGTGCTATTTGATATCGAAGAATATATCTACGGATTGTTCTCAGACTTCTTCGGAGATTGA
- the ylxM gene encoding YlxM family DNA-binding protein: MDQLEKTERLNQLYELYGVLLTEKQQAYFVAYYQNDFSFAEIAQEFKVSRNAVFDQLNNAIMHLEHYEEKLKLLAKKNDRLTWLKLYEETKDVQYLEKLAEMEEV, from the coding sequence ATGGACCAACTCGAAAAAACCGAAAGACTCAATCAATTGTATGAACTATATGGGGTTTTGTTAACCGAAAAACAGCAAGCGTATTTTGTGGCGTACTATCAAAATGATTTTTCGTTCGCCGAAATTGCCCAAGAATTTAAAGTATCGAGAAACGCTGTGTTTGATCAACTCAATAACGCAATTATGCACCTCGAACATTACGAAGAAAAACTCAAATTATTGGCTAAGAAAAACGACCGTTTGACTTGGCTTAAACTTTATGAAGAAACCAAAGATGTTCAATATTTAGAAAAACTCGCAGAAATGGAAGAAGTATAA